A DNA window from Pontimonas salivibrio contains the following coding sequences:
- the resB gene encoding cytochrome c biogenesis protein ResB gives MEPLRPSDHYDSTPTGQSQQASTGENSADSATDTSGGPQGPSLGASGWLRFIWRQLTSMKTALFLLLLLALGAIPGSLVPQRAADPNGVIQFQREDPELFAVLDALQLFDTYTSVWFSAIYILLFISLVGCIIPRTTHHIKALRAAPPKTPKNLSRLEGYHLVELESGVDPDATVARARQVLQKAGYRTAVYGNSVAGEKGYLRETANLVFHFALVGVLLGLALGTGFKYSGQRVIVEGTSFTNQLASYDSFTSGAFVDDESLVPYGLRLESFEAEYEFDTNAGVAQPLDFVATVDVLREGTSEQRSIRVNQPLDYEGTSVYLLGNGFAPRVTITNPEGDVVYSEPVVFLPQDSNLTSLGVVKIPDGLDEQVGMLGFFYPSAVVLDSGALSSVFPEPQQPVMTLNVFTGDLGLDEGIPRNVYSLETEDMTQIAGGDTGNPAVVLGLGQSAELPHGLGSITFESLPRFVSVDIHRDPTQLPVGISSVFIVAGLVTSLFVVRRRAWIKVVEGGDQQTVIEVAGLSRGDDPGLDAAMDALAKEFSQGAEITLKP, from the coding sequence GTGGAACCGTTACGCCCCTCTGATCACTACGACTCCACGCCCACCGGTCAAAGCCAACAGGCTTCGACCGGTGAGAACAGCGCTGACAGTGCTACCGACACTTCCGGGGGCCCGCAGGGCCCCTCCCTGGGTGCTAGCGGCTGGTTGAGGTTTATTTGGCGACAACTGACCAGTATGAAAACAGCACTGTTTTTGCTGTTGTTACTGGCGCTAGGGGCAATCCCGGGGTCGCTTGTGCCTCAACGCGCTGCTGATCCCAACGGGGTCATCCAATTCCAACGAGAAGATCCCGAGCTGTTTGCGGTCCTGGACGCACTGCAATTATTTGATACCTACACGTCGGTGTGGTTTTCCGCTATTTACATCCTGTTGTTTATCTCGCTGGTCGGCTGCATCATTCCCCGCACCACCCACCACATCAAAGCTCTTCGTGCCGCCCCACCCAAAACCCCGAAGAATCTCTCCCGACTGGAGGGTTACCACCTGGTCGAATTGGAATCAGGTGTGGACCCGGATGCCACGGTCGCTCGCGCCAGGCAGGTGCTACAGAAAGCGGGTTACCGCACTGCGGTGTACGGCAACTCTGTTGCCGGTGAGAAGGGCTACCTGCGGGAAACAGCAAACCTGGTCTTCCACTTTGCGCTCGTAGGAGTTCTTCTGGGGCTTGCTCTCGGCACAGGGTTTAAATACTCCGGCCAGAGAGTGATTGTCGAAGGCACGTCGTTTACTAACCAACTGGCCAGTTACGACTCTTTTACTTCCGGTGCTTTTGTTGACGACGAATCATTGGTTCCCTACGGTTTGCGCCTGGAATCTTTTGAGGCCGAATACGAATTCGATACCAATGCCGGTGTGGCACAACCGCTCGACTTTGTCGCCACCGTCGATGTGTTGCGTGAAGGCACGAGCGAACAGCGGTCGATCAGAGTAAACCAACCCCTCGACTACGAGGGGACCTCGGTGTATCTCCTGGGTAATGGTTTTGCCCCCAGGGTGACCATCACCAACCCTGAAGGTGATGTGGTTTATAGCGAACCGGTGGTGTTCTTGCCACAAGATTCCAACCTGACAAGCCTCGGTGTGGTGAAAATTCCTGATGGCCTGGATGAACAGGTTGGCATGTTGGGATTTTTCTACCCGTCCGCTGTCGTGCTGGATAGTGGTGCACTCAGTTCCGTGTTCCCCGAACCCCAGCAACCGGTGATGACATTAAATGTCTTCACCGGTGACTTGGGCCTCGATGAGGGTATCCCCCGAAATGTGTATTCGTTAGAAACCGAAGACATGACGCAGATTGCTGGAGGAGATACCGGCAACCCTGCTGTGGTGTTGGGTCTCGGGCAAAGTGCCGAACTTCCACACGGTTTAGGCTCCATCACCTTTGAGTCGCTGCCAAGGTTTGTCAGTGTCGATATCCACCGGGACCCCACACAACTACCGGTCGGTATTTCTTCGGTGTTCATCGTGGCCGGTCTAGTCACCAGCTTGTTTGTCGTGAGAAGGCGGGCCTGGATCAAAGTGGTGGAAGGCGGCGACCAGCAAACGGTAATTGAAGTAGCGGGCCTTTCCCGGGGTGATGACCCAGGCTTGGACGCAGCCATGGACGCTCTTGCGAAAGAATTTTCCCAGGGCGCAGAAATTACACTGAAGCCGTGA